The genomic region CCTTCGGTGAATGCGATGTCGATGAGCGGCACGATGGAGCCGCGCAGGTTGAACACGCCCATGAGGAACGCGGGCGAGAGCGGGACGCGCGTCACGGTGGGCCACTCGACCACCTCTTCCACGTCGAGCACCATCAAGCAGAAACGTTCGCGGCCGGCGCGGAAGATGCAGTACTGATGCTCCGGCAGCTGTTCGGCGAATTCCGGCGGCATCGCGCCGCCATCGGCTTCCGGCTGCAAGGGTTCGAGTTGTGGCGTCTCGTCCGGCATGTCGCTAGAGAAGTCTCTGTAAAACGCCGAGGAGCACTTCCTTGCTCCACGGTTTCACCACGTAATCGTCCGCGCCCTGCTGTTTCGCCCAGAACTTGTCACTGTCGGTGTTCTTCGAGCTGACCAGCACGACGGGGATGCGTTGGTACGCGACACTCGACTTTAGCTCGCGACACGCCTGGAAGCCATTGCGGTTCGGCATCACCACGTCGAGCAGGATCAGACTGGGACGCTCGGCGTCGATGGTCTGTTCGATCTTCATCGGATCGTTGATCGCGACCGGCCAGTACCCGGCTGCCTGCAGTACCGACTGCATCAGCTTGATCTCGGCCTGCGAATCGTCGACGATCAGGATCTTCTTCATGGGGTCTTTCGGGCACTCCGGCGGCGGGGCGAAGGTCTCCGCAGAGTTCTCCGGTAACCATAAAAGCAATTCCACAGCCACCGTTGGCGGTGGCTGGAAAACATGCTGTCTCTATGTTTAAGTTGTTTGTTTGCTTACTCTTAGTGGATAGACTCGCGGAGATTATGAGCCGCTGACGGCGCGGT from Acidobacteriota bacterium harbors:
- a CDS encoding chemotaxis protein CheW; protein product: MPDETPQLEPLQPEADGGAMPPEFAEQLPEHQYCIFRAGRERFCLMVLDVEEVVEWPTVTRVPLSPAFLMGVFNLRGSIVPLIDIAFTEGRRADLPPKHVVVAQMKATDDHEELRLGIAADEVIGTFTTSDPLLVDEAPRDVPHCCGMLRHEDRLALALDLKRLTEAFPVGVI
- a CDS encoding response regulator, with the translated sequence MKKILIVDDSQAEIKLMQSVLQAAGYWPVAINDPMKIEQTIDAERPSLILLDVVMPNRNGFQACRELKSSVAYQRIPVVLVSSKNTDSDKFWAKQQGADDYVVKPWSKEVLLGVLQRLL